TTTCCTACCAAGAATCAACGATAAGAATCGAGGCTAGAAAATGCTTGTGTCCAGATGCAATTTTATCTGCAATGACATAATCTCTAGTATCAGCTGGAACCAAAGATTTCAACTCTTTCCAATGTCTCAGCCAAGTCAAAGCAGAAAAGCAGAGCTTCCTTTTACTATGACAACATCATAAATTTGAACTTCCTTGTCTAGTGCTTCAACCAAGGATTTATCTTTTATCCTTTTAAGGACTTATACCAGGAATGTGAGGAACAAGCGGCTTGGGCTCCTTGGTTTTCTCTACCATTATTGCTTGAGTAGTTAGGACTATACCAGCAACAGAGACAGCATTCTGAAGGGCACATCTTGAGACACGGCAAGGATCAATAATGCCAGAAGCAAGAAGGTCTTCATATCTTCCAGTCATGGCATTATATCCCATTTTCCAGTCAGAACCTCTAACTTTTTCCACAACTGTATCTCCATCCACTCCTGCATTTGCAGCTATTAGCTTTGCTGGTGCAAGAAGTGCCTGAAAAGAGTTGTAGACCATTGAATTCTGGAAGCTAGAAAGGTTGTTCATGAGTCCAGAAAGAGTCTTCAAAATTCACTTGTCTATACTGACTTAAGTTAGATTCTTTTTTCAAGGGAAAACATATAGGAGAACGAAAGAAGCAAAAGATAGTAGTCGGACAGCAAATAAAGCTGTACACAACAAAAAACAAGTGCATATGTTTCTTTTTCCAACTTGTAAAACGAGAAGCTACCAATACTTGATCCTTCCTTACCCTCCTCAATCAGACTAAATGCGCAAGTACATATGTTCAAATTGAAGAATGCAAAATGCCATACCATTCCTATTATGTCAGCACCGATCTGCTCATCTGGATCCTGAAAAGATTCTTTTATCAAGGGTACTTGTTCAGAAAGATGAATAAAAGTGGCACCACCACCAGGCACTATTCCTTCATCCATGGCAGCAAATGTGGCACTTTTTGCATCCTCAATTCTCAGCTTTCGGTCTTCCAGTTCTGTTTCAGTATGTGCTCCTACCTGAACTCATACAGGATCTTATCAGAGGAGATATTTTTTAAGAGAGAAACAAATATATAAGTGCAAGgatacatacatatcattccTAGCAATTTGAACCATTTTAATTGCTTTAGAAGTCAATTaaacatttaaaatttattcacTTTTAAAATTACAGCAATCTGGAGATGAACTTGAATATATGTTAGAATATAACAGATACATCAGCAGGATAAGgttcaaatatattattaatggaTGTATAGGGATGTTTGATCCAAAACATTACGCCTTAATTAATACAGACCTTCAATATGGCCACACCACCAGAGAGTTTTGCTATTCTTTGTGAAAGCTTCTCTGAGAAATATTTATTATCTGTTTCTGCAAGATCCTTCTTTATCTGCATTATTCTGGCTTGTATTTCAGCTTTTGTCGAGGGATGAGCCACGATGGTTGTAGAGTTgcttgttattgttatttttcgAGCAATACCAAGCTGATCGGAGGTTGCACCTTCAAGATTCAGGCCTAAGTCTCCAGAAAGAAAATCAGCACCTAATTACATTATAATGCCAGTTAGAAGTGATAATAAAGGAAATCTTGGCAGATAACTTTTGCTTGGGGCAACACTAGGTCTTGAGAAGTCAATATAGCATACAAAACTATTAATGGTTAAGGGCAAACCTCTTTTGTGAGCATTGCTAGAGCAACGTACATTACAGCTATCCTCAAGATgagttaaaagttaaaactaatGTTCACTCACTCCACTTCAACACCTTTCTgctttttttttatgacaagggaAACCCACAGCCACAACCCTTTGGGTGCGCACTGGGTAAACCCCCTGCTCCTATGCAATAAGCTCCAACTAACACAGGAGAGGTAACCCGCACTAGGCAAACCCAATGCGATGAGCTCGACCCAAAAGGCTAACCCCTTGCTTTCGCTGGCAAAGGGTTTCaaacttgagacctccaacatAGAAGTCCCAAGCCCAAACCACTGGGCCACCCCGAAGGGTTCAACACCTTTTTTGGGTTTGGGCACATGTATTACACTATTTTGATAATTCAGAATAAAGTATTTGGTTCACCTGTCAACATGGCAATGTCTTGTAATACAGCTTTCTTTCCATCTCGAAATCCTGGACATTGCACAACAGCAACATTGAGCATTCCTTTCATCTTGTTAATGACTAGTGTTTCTAGCACTTGCTTTGAAATGTCCTCAGCAAAAATCAGCAGTGGCACACTCAGCTGAGTGGCCTTCTCTAGCAAAGGAACAATTTCTTTAACACTAGATATCTTTTGATCGGTTACCAGAACTTTGGCATTTTCAAACTCTACTATAGATTTGTTGGGATTGTTGATGAAATGGGGTGACATGTACCCCTTGTCAATCTGTAGGAAAAGAATGCCTGAatacaaatcaagaaaataatgaaaacaaatggaagaaaaagaatttTACATATGAAGTGGTGAAATTAGCTTAAGAATATAAATGGATAACTAGCGGTTAATTCAATGTCTTAGTAGAACTATAATCCAGCAACTAAAGTTCTTATGGCACTTTGTTTGATCTTTCAAATTTGCTTCAAACCTGAAAGTCTTGGAAAAGTTCAGGAGGGATCATGTTTTACCTGATATCTTACTTCTCAGTACAGTATGATTAATTACAATTTTGTGAAATTGAAGTCAAAAAGTAACACTTTGAAGAGCAGATATTACCTTCATTCCTTCTTCAACCATGATTGAGGTTTCAGCTGATGAGGAAGACTCAACACATATCACTCCATCAGGACCAATCTTCTTAATTGCCTCAGCAATCAAACAGCCAATGAACTCATCATTTCCAGCTGATATTGAAGCTATGGCTGCAAATAgtaagaagagagagagagagagatcaaattcttaaatattttgaagtgaATGAGAAATTTTCTGGGTTGAATAATATAAAGAATAAAGCAAGTTACCTTTTATATCATCATTTCCTCTAACAGGATGGCTTTTCTTCTTCAAAGTTTTGACCAGCTCTCTTACTGTCTGCTCCATACCTTTCTTCATAGATACAGGGTTAGCCCCAAAATCAACAGCTAACAACCCAGCTTTGATCATCTCACGAGCCAAAACAATTGCAGTAGTTGTACCGTCACCAGCTAACCTGTTGGTCTTAGTTGCAACCTGCACCAGATAAACATTATTTTCCAAGATTAAGAGTTTCTCAAATACTATTCAACAACCAAAATCAAGCGCAGTGTCAGGCTCAAATAATAACCTCCTGGATAAGTGTCGCTCCAGcattttcaattgtatctggaAGTTCTATGGCTTGAGCTATGGTAACACcatcattaattatttttagccCCCCGGATTCAGAGAGAACTACGTTGCGCCCTGCATAATTTGTCACACAATCATCGCAGTCCAAAACAAGCAGGCAGACAATATATATGCTATGTCTAAAAACAAGTTCCTCATACATATTTGATTGATAAGCAAAAGTGCAAAACAACTTATTTCTTCTAATCATGTTTTTTGTCATAATGCTAAGCAagtaattttcaaaaatcaatttACAGAATACAATTTTTTGAGGAAAAAATTAAAGGTTTTTTTCCTGCAATTTCATGGGGTAATCTAAACAATCACtctaatataaatattagaaaaatcaTGCCGTAGACATAAGATTGAACAAATATTGTGTACCTTAACCTAAAGAAAATTGCCAACAAGAAATTGTTGCATATCCTACTCTTCCAAGGGTTCTGTTTCACAAACTAAATGTCTCTCAATAAACTGTGTTCTAGGAGGAGAACTGGAGAAAAGTTTTTCTTCCCAATAATATGTTTGTATGCTCATACATTGAAAAGGAGTTCCTCTTCTTTTTAGAAGACAAGAGAagaagttattttttaatttctgttAACCATCACAACAAATTAGTGGATCTTTTATTTTAACTTCTTTCTTATAGCCTGTTTGGCCAAGCTTTTGAGAGGCTAAAAgtgtttagttttaaaaaatgaggTATTTAACCAAACTTTTGGGAGAAAATAAGTGCTTCTGGCGGAAACTGTTTTTCAGAAGCTAAAAAATACACTTAGAAGCACTTTTAGAAAGCCTTGACCAAACACTAATTGTCCATCaaaagtgttttttttaaaaaaaaaatttaatggcCAAACACAATAAGTTTCTCactaaaagtatttttttcaaaaaacactTTTAGAAATAAGTGATATTAGAAGTTTGGCCAAATAGGCTATTAACCTCTCCACCTGAGTACACAGATCAAAATTAACCAACAACTTAGTTCCCCATTACCTTCATTTTTTCCATTTCCTCTAATGTCTATATATGAATTAAACTGGAAATATAGACCAATTATAAATGACATAAGAAAACAAGTCTTACAGAATTTCAAAGAAGCATGAAAACCCATTATACCTCTAGGTCCTAAAGTGACAGAAACAGCATCAGCCAGCTTATTGATACCAGAAAGTAAAGCTTTTCTGCATTCTCTATCAAAAGCTATTCTTTTTGGGCCAGCTCTCAACACCATCACTTTCTTCTTCCCTAAACTTTGCCTCAATCCCCAAGAATTACcctttcctttttcttcctgaaaattaaagtaattaaacaaaaaaaatattagaaaacatCAGCTAAAAACAACAACTTTAACACTTTTATCAAAGGCTAAAGAATTGACTGTATTGTGAGAAAGTTACCTGGAAGGAGAGCTTTAAAGAAGAGTATAAAGGTGAAAAGATTGAGAGGGACATCTTGTAAGGAgagggggtggggtgggggatgAGGTTTTGCAGACTCTGGAGGTTTTAGGGATGAAGAGGGGAGATGAAAGAGCTAAAACCTTACTCTGGCCAGGTtagagaaaatgacaaaaatggtaCCTTATGTCTGGATAAATATAAAATGATCCTCTAAGTATACTTTTTAATCAGTTGCGTCCTTCATATTTTCAAaagtgaatattttattttatttcttttactaCGAGGTGGGTAGTTTATCTGGGGCGGATGCctaaataattaacaattttttaGTGGTTAGATCCAACGAGTTTGTAGAAAAAAATTACCTAGAAATATCATGAAAGTACAAATAAATGACAAAAACTATACTTCTAAATTTCTAAATGTAcgtttttaaaatttcttttttactcataattttcatcagtCTTCTCTTCTCGTTAGAGTTTGTCAAATATTTcgattaattattttgataaatttatagGATCAAAACTGCTCagatatatattaaataagaaataaaaattacctgAATTTCTAATACTAGCTTTGTTGGATCagttattttttgaaaaaaaattgaattttattgAAATCCCACGTCCCAatgttacaatttttttaatgttcCTAAGGTGGCAAGTTCACTGTaaatttttcaccatttttttctAGTGACTTATCGAGTTGGTTATCAATTTATAATCTCACGTAACTAATAAATACACAAgtcatgaaaaatattttatgcagaataaaaaatagaataactACTGCATGAATAACAAAACTTTGTATAActctaaccaacaacaaaaCAACCCCTAAAAGACTTGCTTAAAGGTGATCTAAATGGACATTGTTAAAAGCACCATTCAACATTAATGCCACATTGAGGAAAACCATATACCACATTCAACTTTGACTTGAAAATATTGTGAAGGGTGTTTGGGAAAAAAACTTGAATTTAACCTATAGATGAAATTCAACATTCAAAACACTGAATTATTAGTTAGCAAAGAAAGAGAAGAACTGCAGGGTAAACAATTGTTGTATCAAAGACCAAATAGCACTACTACTATCCAGCTTCCGGGGCTTAGGAATGAAGCCTCTTTATGCATTGTGAAAAATTCCTGCAGGAAATGGTATTCTTGCTCAACTTCGGTGAGGTTGCAAATCAGTGCTTCGCGTCTTCCTCGTCACAAAACTTGGTATACTGGTCAGGGTCCATCAATGATTTGACCTCGTCGGGATTGTTCATCTCAACTTTTATAATCCATCCATCTTCATAGCAGTTGGCATTGATCTAAATTTAACAAATTGCACATTTGATCACACATACCATACACGAAGTAAAGATGAAACGTGAAACATCATCATATAGCTGAACTAAATAAAGTAAAGAATGCTTGATGATTGAATTCAGCAAAAGGTCCAAATGCTAGTAAGTCACATATTCTCAAAGAAACAGTGGTCTGATTATATAAACTTGTAAGTTATAAACTCTCAAGAGGTACTAAATAAACACTTTTTTTATAGTGTTGCCTTAATAATAGATTTTAAAAGTTAATAGAGCTCAGACCTATTAGTGTAGTAGTCTCTGCAGACTCTGCTCTTTAACTTTTATGGCAGTAGTACAAGTGTAAAACAGCTTCTAAAGGACCATGTGTACAAGTGTATAATGGATATGAATCCTCATTATCCATTTCACTCATTTTGGACCATTTACATTCCCAGCTTACAATCAACTGAAGAAATTCTTGGAAAAGAATCAGAGGGGAAAAGGGGATATCATTTGCATACAATATCAGTTTATAGAGCTAAGAAAGCTTGCGACGCACTATTGATGTACACACAAGCACGTACATCTTCTTCTCATGCTAGCCCAGCACTATATATATGAGCAGGAATGCATGATAGAGATGATCACACCAATGTAGACAACAAAAACATATAGACGTGTTTGAGTAGGGTAGAGTCCCACCCAACCAATGTGGAATGGATAGGTGGTCTATTTATATGGACTAGGGCAATCCTCCCTCCTGATCTaacttttggggttgagttaggcaTTCCGGGCTTAGCTCATTTCCCGTGCAGATGAATAAACCGGTATTTTTTCTTTCAGTTGCTGCCCCGGGGATAGAGGCTGAATTTGCTTTGGTAATGTTGTACACATTATAAAGAAGATTGGCCTGAGAAGGTGGATGTAACTCCCTAGTGCCATATATTTACAATATGCAAAACGGGGAGGAGTGGTGGAGTACTTTCACCAAACTGGACTGAAGATAAACCTACTTGGTCTCAGGTATAGAATAATGGAAAATATTCTCCTTACTCTGACTTGAAGCAAGTGCCCCAGAATTAACACTAAAGATCCATTCAAATGAGACATTGCAATAACATCTACCAGAATGCTAGCTTCATCATTTTATTCTAACCTATatggcagaaatgcaagataagactgcgtacaatagacccttgtggtcaggcccttccccggaccccgcgcatagcgggagctttagtgcaccgagctGCCCTTTATATAGCTATACAATTAGATCACAGATCTATGATACTCACCAAACCAGGTTCCCCGTTGAGTTTCTCATTAAATTCCACCACCTTCCCTGAAACAGGAGAATTGATATCGCTGGTGGCCTTGACACTTTCAACAGcaccaaaactgccaaattgttCCACAGAAGCCCCAACTTCAGGAAATTCAACATAGACAACATCACCTAAATGATCCTGAGCATGATCAGTGATGCCAATTGTTGCAGAATTACCGTCAACTTTAACCCATTCATGAGATTCTGCATACTTCAAATTCTTGGGCactgcaaaaaaaaataaacacaaaACCATTGTCACACCGGGTCATATTCAAACAACGCTTCAAATTTTGTTTGTTACTTTTcttcttaaataaattaattacttttgGATGTCCTTTagttttttattcatttttaccTCAGAAAGGAGAAAGGGTGTTATTCATATATATCTGCACATCCAGTCATCCATAGGTTGTTGCTACATTATGCAAAGGGGGAACTTTTGGGTTAAGTGTTTCTATGGTTTTGTCAAAACTAAACTCTTTATAATCAGTGGATTCAGACAAAACATGGAAGTCAAATGGATCAATAGCTACACGATAGGAAGCAAAAGCACTCTAAAATTTGCATATCCATAATTCAGGGTATTGATAACATCTATGAACATAAGTTGCACATAGAAATAACCCATTATAATCATTTAGACTGAATAAATATTTCGAGCAcatcttataaaaaaaataaaatcatataaacATTGTGTCCAACTTAATTGGACAATGTCAACGCATAGCAATCGGAATAGGCTATCATTAAATTCATTTTCGTTGGCGCCTTCTTATTTTTAAGGTTCAGGGAAACAAAGATACTGTATAGATTATAAGCTAGGCTCCCTACAACTCATATCTGGAAGGATCAAACATGTCCAAATCAATATAATATGGAGACTAACTTTAAGATGTCATACAATAGAATCAAACTCAACACTTAACTTATAACAACAGGCTTAGCCTGCCAACTCTATCAAGATTGTCCGCTAAGCTAATGCATCTCTACATATATTATGAACAAAATTCATACAGTACTACAAGATGCCTTCAGTTTTGCACTGCAAATATAGAGGACAGAGAAAAATACGTGGACTGGAGAATTTCACATAGTTACAAAAAATTATTCAGCTATCCTGAAAACCTTACCGAATCTGCAGTTCACAAGCAGTTACTAGAGAGGTCGGCACTTGAAGGAACAGAATAACAACTATGATGGGACATGATTCAAATTAAGAAACTTCATAGACCCCTGCTTTAGAActtcttttatttgaaatacATTAATGCAAACAAAACAAGTAGAAACATGGATGCATTTTACAGAGATGGAcgtgaaaataattactctgAATTCGTTGATGCAGTGTGACATGTTACTACCATTCTCCAGAGATAGTCAAATTATAAAATGTCCAAAAATTTTGCACTCTGCCATTAAAACTAAAAAGAGCACTAGTCCTGATTGCATTACCATCTTCCAATCCTACATCGCTGATGATATCAGAAATAAGTACAAGTTCCCAAGTTATTATCAAGCCTCCGAGTTGATTTCTCGGCATTCACTCAACTAATAGTTATTATCTCTAATTTCTTTGTTGAGGAAGACTGGAATCAAGAAGGAATGTTACTTTAtgagataataactattatttGAGTGACCATCTAAGAAATCAACCCTCAAGTCTTCATCATAAAATTCAATATGCATCTAAGGAACATATTCacagaacaacaacaacatatatatcaatTCTCAATCAACATCTGCAAAAAGATTGACGAACACACAATACCCTAcagatttatcaaaaaaaaaaaaatacccaACTACAATCTTGAAACACTTCAGACTACCAAAGGTGACATATTGCATAACCAAGAATAAAGTAGAAACCCCTAACGCAATAAATCCTGGGTACACCCCATAATAATAAAAAGGTGACAGAgtacaaaatcaaaaaaaatgaaatacaaaTCTATCAAGAACCCAACAAATCCTTCTGCTGATCTAAGAAATCACACAAACTCCACACCCTACTTCCAAAATCGGATCTTTAATCAAGAAAATGACAGATCAAGCAAATTCTTGAACAAAAAAATTACTACATCAACAAGATCCACATAACTCAAATCATTTGAAGAAAAGGGAAAGTGGGTAATTTCAGAAACAAGAATATAACGCCATTACCAGTGGCAAAAGCTCTGTGAAATGTTGAGATCCTGAGATATGAAGCAGCCCTTGAAGCCCACAACTTTGTCGCCATTCTCTTTTTTAGGTTTCTGCTTTGGATGTACAGTTATGCCAGCACTTGTACTATGTATTAGGgaaaaatggaaaataaataCTAGTACCAGTAAAGTTGTAGAAGAAAGTGGAAGCAATAAAAATAGGGAAGACAATGGTGGCTGGTGGGTCGAGGTGTCAACAAACTCATTCAGCAAAAGTTGGTGAGTGTCACTTGTAACAATTTGTTGGTAGACGATTCCATGAGGTGGGTCTTATGGAAGATATCCTGTTTCCTACCTTTTATTTATCACATTTTCTTTTGACCAATATTAATTGGGACTTTTTTTATTCTCTCATTTTAGGTTTTAACCGATATAACATACTctctgtttatttttatttgtccattatttttaaaaataaactaattaaatataaatttaaataaaataataaatatcgaTTTTATCTATTGTATAACATCCTTTagacaatattattttttactatttttctctAATTATTACTTAACTATCTCttcacttaaaaaaataaaattagctATAGAtaaagttcaatcaacatttctAAGGCTTTCAtgttttaatatagtatagatataaatatttttatttttacttgtcccttttaatatatcaacaacaaaaataatctCCATATTTTACTGTtaacattaattacttattttcaaattatttttcaagacataatattaaaatatcaattaatagagataatatgataaaataatcatgtcaattattattttcttgatggaTGTATCACATCTAAAcgtgacaagtaaaagtgaacctATAGAAAATGAAcacaaattatttaataaaaatataccaACTATTAGTTGTAATAACTTTGTTGCACTTTAAATATATAAGTGTCAAAACACACCTaaattatttccttttttgagtttcatacctaaactattagaagtgtgagtttcatacctaaattatcacttattaatttgagaaacacaccttagtgatgtgtgtaatacactctctaattttttaaaaaaatcttgcTACATGGCATttcacatggataaaatattctatattgacaaaaaattaaataaaatattaatattagctaaaagttaaaactaaagtatttctatccccaaaaaataaaattattttttaattaaaaaagttaaaaatatttttttcactcacTCCACCACCTCCACACACACACCCCTCCCGACGACAATCCCCcatccttttattttaattttaaatttcttgtataaaatatttttaaaaatattcatacttCACCCCTCCCCCACTCCTTCCTTAAAAaactgttattatttttaatttttttaaaaaataaaattatatccaTCCCATCTAACCATTcgctcttaattttttttcatttttctcgtTCTGTGTTAGATATGTtcataggaaaatattttttctatttgcgtaccaaatataacagaaaaaatattttattttaagaaaagtcatACGGTaagtaaaaaatactttacTAAAATCATGTGTATGTAACgaacacaaaatgagaaaaaaattgaaagcagAGGATTAGGTGGGGCGgggtaaattttttttaaaaaaaactataaaaataatatctaataGGTGGGAAGATgaagtaagattttttttaaaaaaaaattataaaagaaatttaaaaaataaaaaaataaataaaaattggggtggggtggggtggaggggggagtatggtgagaaaaagtggtggagtgggttaaaaaaataatttatattttattttataatttttttggaggGTGGGAGCATaataatactttaatatttaattttaacttttttattattattaaaaaaatggatCCAATTTTTGGATTGGGGGAACAAATGaaattttaactaattttaataatttatttaatttttgtcaaggttgAATATTTTGTCtatgtggagtgtgatgtgacaatttttttttaaatgaaagaaagaatGTAGCATACACACCATGATGATagtggaataaaagagagatgcgtgtttctcaaactaataagtgaaaatttagatatgaaactcacactcccaatagtttaagtatgaaattcaaaaaaatatatagtttaggtgtgtttttgacacttatctctaagATATTAGTAGATTTGTCAAAATGGACTTAGCCTGTGAGGCCATCCCAACTCAATCCTTGAATTAAATGGGGTTGGATTAAATTTTTTCAGCCCATTTAGGAACAAGACTTTTTAGCCCAGACTCATTTGGCCCGCTAGCCTCGGCCGGCCTGTGGGTCgtgatatttatatatattaagtagTGTTTTATTTTGCGAAGTCTTCAGCAATTAGACAATTAAAGTTATTATAACTATGAATGTTTGCCTCTTTTACTTTTGTGTTTGTatctaatttttcattttttctttcttgtctagtttatgaaaaaaatgatcataTAATGTATGTTATTCTGATGAATCCTATGAATGTTGATTGTTGTATCTTGCCTATTATGTTGTTTTGTAAGTATTCCACAAACGTATGTGCAATTCATGAACATGTGAATTTTTGACGTATTGGTATTGTGTTCATCAATGTTCGATGGTCTTTTTAAGAGGTCAATGTTGTCTATCTTTTGATTGAAGGATCAACCCGTTTCAATTTGTAACCTGCTTAGAGT
The sequence above is a segment of the Solanum dulcamara chromosome 11, daSolDulc1.2, whole genome shotgun sequence genome. Coding sequences within it:
- the LOC129874391 gene encoding chaperonin 60 subunit alpha 2, chloroplastic-like → MSLSIFSPLYSSLKLSFQEEKGKGNSWGLRQSLGKKKVMVLRAGPKRIAFDRECRKALLSGINKLADAVSVTLGPRGRNVVLSESGGLKIINDGVTIAQAIELPDTIENAGATLIQEVATKTNRLAGDGTTTAIVLAREMIKAGLLAVDFGANPVSMKKGMEQTVRELVKTLKKKSHPVRGNDDIKAIASISAGNDEFIGCLIAEAIKKIGPDGVICVESSSSAETSIMVEEGMKIDKGYMSPHFINNPNKSIVEFENAKVLVTDQKISSVKEIVPLLEKATQLSVPLLIFAEDISKQVLETLVINKMKGMLNVAVVQCPGFRDGKKAVLQDIAMLTGADFLSGDLGLNLEGATSDQLGIARKITITSNSTTIVAHPSTKAEIQARIMQIKKDLAETDNKYFSEKLSQRIAKLSGGVAILKVGAHTETELEDRKLRIEDAKSATFAAMDEGIVPGGGATFIHLSEQVPLIKESFQDPDEQIGADIIGMALLAPAKLIAANAGVDGDTVVEKVRGSDWKMGYNAMTGRYEDLLASGIIDPCRVSRCALQNAVSVAGIVLTTQAIMVEKTKEPKPLVPHIPGISP
- the LOC129874742 gene encoding glycine cleavage system H protein 2, mitochondrial, translated to MATKLWASRAASYLRISTFHRAFATVPKNLKYAESHEWVKVDGNSATIGITDHAQDHLGDVVYVEFPEVGASVEQFGSFGAVESVKATSDINSPVSGKVVEFNEKLNGEPGLINANCYEDGWIIKVEMNNPDEVKSLMDPDQYTKFCDEEDAKH